One Oryza glaberrima chromosome 10, OglaRS2, whole genome shotgun sequence DNA segment encodes these proteins:
- the LOC127752808 gene encoding uncharacterized protein LOC127752808 — MVEAPACSGCPPRVRPHLAPPKAKAETRRRREPAFFAHGLHRLPFRCRLELLPTPSRLALADLLRVGELYGGANVLRPRRRPPFRLRPLAAARSPPSSTLVWQLIPHLQIYPRWRVHLRYRPETSPRLLRAPGINSTTHRICSLFLLSSFFFLSFYTHVVFTGIKIMDNCGQACCCCCYTVVLMMNSVHPSLLRS, encoded by the coding sequence ATGGTCGAGGCGCCGGCGTGTTCTGGCTGCCCTCCTCGCGTTCGCCCGCATCTGGCTCCTCCTAAGGCAAAGGCGGAGACCAGGAGAAGACGGGAGCCTGCCTTTTTCGCCCACGGCCTCCACCGGCTTCCCTTCCGCTGCCGCCTCGAGCTCCTCCCCACACCTTCCCGACTGGCCCTTGCCGATCTGCTCCGCGTTGGCGAGCTATACGGAGGAGCCAACGTCcttcgtcctcgtcggcggccgccgtTCCGCCTTCGTCCGCTCGCGGCCGCCAGATCGCCACCATCGTCCACGCTTGTTTGGCAGCTAATTCCTCACCTTCAGATCTATCCCCGGTGGCGCGTGCACCTGCGTTATCGGCCAGAGACCTCACCACGTCTCCTCCGTGCACCCGGCATCAACTCCACCACCCATCGGATCTGCTCCCTTTTCCTGTTgtcttcgtttttttttctttctttttacaCACATGTTGTTTTCACAGGGATCAAAATCATGGATAATTGTGGTcaggcctgctgctgctgctgctatactGTTGTTTTGATGATGAATTCAGTGCATCCTTCCCTCCTTCGATCTTGA
- the LOC127752874 gene encoding uncharacterized protein LOC127752874 yields the protein MASLTLHPLFPATAPGVSTTSTPSRDILRRGTRRLTTTCKAEPSGGNSTLELAAGAAGLASSSVVAWSLYTLKTTGCGLPPGPGGALGAAEGVSYLVVAALIGWSLTTKVRTGSGLPAGPFGLLGAAEGVSYLAAAAIAVVFGFQFFEVGSLPGPLPSDQCFG from the coding sequence ATGGCATCCTTAACCCTCCACCCCCTCTTCCCAGCAACTGCACCAGGCGTCTCCACGACATCAACTCCTAGCCGCGATATTCTCCGACGCGGCACCAGACGGCTCACGACCACGTGCAAGGCCGAGCCTAGCGGTGGCAACAGCAccctcgagctcgccgccggtgcgGCCGGGCTGGCGTCTAGCTCGGTCGTTGCCTGGTCCCTCTACACGCTCAAGACAACGGGCTGCGGCCTCCCACCGGGCCCCGGTGGCGCTCTCGGCGCAGCGGAGGGTGTTAGCTACCttgtggtggcggcgctgatTGGGTGGTCGCTGACGACGAAGGTGCGCACAGGATCGGGCCTCCCGGCCGGGCCGTTCGGACTCCTCGGCGCCGCAGAGGGCGTGTCGTATCTAGCTGCCGCTGCCATTGCTGTCGTCTTCGGGTTCCAGTTCTTCGAGGTTGGGTCGCTCCCGGGTCCATTGCCATCGGACCAGTGTTTTGGCTAG